From Phacochoerus africanus isolate WHEZ1 unplaced genomic scaffold, ROS_Pafr_v1 Scaffold_165, whole genome shotgun sequence, one genomic window encodes:
- the LOC125119161 gene encoding NUT family member 2G-like: PVVVRAHACGNGFRRRPYGARKDLGEGPYLLVTLLRGMLRVDGLSASPPLGTDVVMHPGASRSYPPLTPGSQPQPAWAQPLPPPMAPLLLPGSTLLQPAHPGTPRGAPADHGPIAPGIATPAGDSVVAAPAVAAARAGKGGLAPGLPPQAAPPAAQMAFILPPGSSGPWPHGTSGAGSLHASQHRGPREDACDHRSVYQNFRRWQRFKSLARSHLPQSPDAEALSCFLIPVLRTLARLKPTMTLEEGMRRATQEWQHTSNFERMPFYEMAAKFMEFEAEDEIRMENLSCTKGVQGMPPPAPPKPAPQEPTSRKLGTRPVNHLPTGGQGKACAPRKHGPRVQPTRPRPRRSRQPLENKALKESPPEAVRECGDIMEALVGPGPSATGESDAECGEEGNDLAQDEDGTFPDPELLSYIDKLCSQEDFVTKVEAVIHPRFLAELLSPEPELDLSALAEELEQEEGLSPEELVQKRALASKEEDGVPATPNHRAPQLDSSPSESAAGQDAQRNETSGVPSVWNCTALSSPGHKALGPSIRTQGQKGSQGGLSA, encoded by the exons GCCTTACGGTGCCCGGAAGGACCTTGGAGAAGGCCCCTACCTGCTAGTGACCTTGCTGAGGGGCATGCTCAGAGTAGATGGCCTCTCAG caTCTCCACCGCTGGGCACGGATGTGGTCATGCACCCTGGGGCCTCACGGTCCTATCCTCCACTCACTCCTGGCTCCCAACCCCAGCCGGCTTGGGCGCAGCCCCTGCCACCGCCCATGGCCCCATTACTCCTGCCCGGCAGCACCCTGTTGCAGCCAGCTCACCCCGGGACACCTCGGGGGGCTCCTGCTGACCATGGCCCCATTGCCCCAGGGATTG CAACCCCTGCAGGGGACAGTGTTGTGGCCGCCCCGGCTGTTGCAGCAGCTCGGGCTGGCAAGGGAGGGTTGGCCCCAGGCCTTCCTCCTCAAGCTGCACCACCAGCTGCCCAGATGGCCTTCAtcctgcccccagggagctctGGGCCATGGCCACATGGCACCTCTGGGGCAGGCAGCCTGCATGCCTCCCAGCACAGGGGCCCTCGGGAGGACGCCTGTGACCATAGGAGCGTCTATCAGAACTTCCGACGCTGGCAGCGCTTCAAGTCCCTGGCCCGGAGCCACCTGCCCCAGAGCCCTGATGCGGAAGCTCTCTCCTGCTTTCTCAT CCCAGTGCTTCGCACCCTGGCTCGCCTGAAGCCCACCATGACGCTGGAGGAGGGAATGCGGCGGGCCACGCAGGAATGGCAGCACACGAGCAACTTTGAGAGGATGCCCTTTTATGAAATggcagcaaa GTTCATGGAATTTGAGGCAGAGGATGAGATCCGGATGGAGAACTTGTCATGCACGAAGGGGGTGCAGGGCATGCCTCCTCCAGCTCCACCAAAGCCGGCTCCTCAGGAACCCACATCCCGCAAACTGGGCACTCGGCCAGTTAACCACCTTCCCACTGGAGGTCAAGGCAAAG CCTGTGCTCCAAGGAAACACGGCCCCAGGGTCCAGCCCACACGCCCAAGGCCACGCAGATCCCGGCAGCCGCTGGAGAACAAGGCCCTCAAGGAGAGCCCCCCTGAGGCTGTGAGAGAGTGTGGGGACATCATGGAGGCACTGGTGGGTCCTGGGCCCTCAGCCACGGGGGAGTCAGATGCGGAATGTGGAGAGGAGGGAAATGACCTGGCGCAGGACGAGGACGGCACCTTCCCGGACCCGGAACTCCTCAGCTACATTGACAAGCTGTGTTCCCAGGAGGACTTTGTCACCAAG GTGGAGGCGGTCATTCACCCCCGATTCCTGGCAGAATTGCTTTCCCCAGAACCAGAGCTGGATCTCTCGGCCCTGGCTGAGGagctggagcaggaggaaggactCTCCCCTGAAGAG CTGGTGCAGAAACGAGCCCTGGCCTCGAAGGAGGAGGACGGGGTGCCGGCCACCCCCAATCACAGGGCACCCCAGCTGGACTCAAGCCCTTCCGAGTCTGCTGCCGGCCAAGATGCCCAGAGGAACGA GACATCAGGAGTCCCCTCAGTCTGGAACTGCACAGCCCTTTCCTCGCCAGGGCACAAAGCGCTCGGGCCCTCCATCAGGACCCAGGGCCAAAAAGGTTCTCAGGGAGGCCTCTCCGCCTAG